The genomic interval TCAAAGAAGGAACAAGAAATACCTAGATAGGTCAACCATCATTTTACCCTCTATTTTTACATCATGAAATTATACAAAAGTGTTATAATTCAGTCCTGTCTGTTAGACTCTGTACAAAAGTGTTATAATTCAGTCCTGTCTGTTAGACTCTGTAGTGGGACTGGAACTGAAGATTATAGAAGTGGTGGGCAAAAAGAGTGTACAATTATCACGTAACATCGAACCATGCCTTGTGTGCTATGGGACTACCAAGGAAGTAGCAGTATGATTTTGTGCTCTAACCTCTTTGACTCTGTGGAATAAACGCCGTGAAAATGATTCTTTATAGCCTATGCTTACTTCACAATGCAATAGTCTTTAATATTTGCAGACTGACACACCACATGCACAGTAAAACATTATCCTACACAGTCGGTGTAATATGTATAAGGGAAGACAAAAGCAAACGGAACAAATgggaaaaagtaactattatgtttgtTATTTCAGAAGTATtcaccataactattaatacattaaCGCACTGTGTGATAAGATGGTCAgtgattcattggaaaaatgtttgtggttgtctaCGAAAGTGTGACTTTACCGGAGAGAGCGCCTCTTCATCCAAAGGAAATCAGTGACTATGAATGTCTTtcatcagggctccaaaaatagggAAATCAGATGGTGAGAGATTGGGACTCATGGCAGAGctataagggcttcccagcgaaacttatgGACTCTATTTGAAATAACCTTGGGGCCACTTAAGTCGAAACACGCATGGTAACATAAGAGCTTGCCCTGGGATCTCATTAAGTTTCTGCCAAGTGTATCAATAACCAGCTGTCCAATGCACAGTGACCTCTTCCAATTGAGCCCCACTCCTGGACATCTACTGTCTCTATGAGCACTCAAGTCACCATTGGATGCAGCCACCATACCACTGACTACTGTTCATGCAATTCTGCCTGCAAGAAGCTTTCCAAGGTGAATCACCTTTGTTTTTGGCAGTCGCCACTTGTCACTGACCACAGCCTTGTTGCATTTGGGTTTTTCTCAATGCCTACAAACCACTATGTCAAAACTGTATGCAGCTGACTCTCACTACCAGTTGTTCTTCAAGCCACCCAGATGTCACCAGGTTCAGCAACTGCTCATCACTGACCTCTTCTTCATTGGGGCTTGGCATTTATAGGCATTGAGAAACAGCCTATGCTCTAATCTAATTTACACTGTGGGAGAAGTTGCTCTTGGTGGGATACAGCGTTAATATTCCAGTTGGACTTGTCAACCAGTGACTTATTTTCTTGTTGTCAAGCAGTGAATCTGTGCCCAGTCCTGAAGGGGCTATATACTAAAACTCCAGTTCTGAAGCCACTGGCTCTAGCACCTGCAGTCCTTTCACATCTAGTTCCTGAGGCACTGCCTCCTGCATCTCTGGAACTTGCCCCGGCTCCTACAACAATAGCAATGCCATTCCCACTGCTTCCAGTAGAGTCCATCAGATTCCTGCCAGCATCCCACTGTCCTGTCACTATCCAGTTGAGCCCATCAGTGCCCTGCTGACACCCAACAAGCCTCTCATCTGTTGACATTGATCCCATCAATGCTACCCCATTGCCACTGACCCTGTTGACATGAGATCTGCCAATGCTAGCCCCACTGCTGTCAGCCTCACTGCCACTGACCCCCTCATTGCTGGCCCCATGACAACCAGCTGCATTGCTAGTGGGCCTGTTGCTGCTGGGCCCATCATCATCAACCATGTCATTACCTGCCAGCTGCCTCTCACCAACACTGCACGCCTGATCAACTTCATCACTGGCCCAGATGCCTCTGATGCTGGCCCAGGCACTTCTGCTGTGGGAGCAGCTGCCTCCTCTGCTGATCCAGCTGCCCTTGATGCCAGACCAATCAGCCACTGGACCTCTGCCATCCATCAGCAACATCAAATCAGTGGTCTCTCCTGCAGCCTCACATATTCAGTTTCTGTCTCCAGCCTTCTGAAACTGTTCTACCTGTAGCCCCACACCATTCTGCAGTTCCACGTCTTCAACGTTTACCCAGATGTCTCATCTAGTACACTCACATAGATCAGTTGAAGTCCCATTAATTTGCTGACTTTGTTTCTCGTACATTTCTCAGCGCTCTTCCGCCTTCTACTCGATCACTGTCGCCCTCCTGAACTTTGTGCCTATCCTTCAACCTTCTAAAACTCTTGCAGCGCACTACACTTTCATCTCAGTTCCTGGATTACACTGGCTGTTTCCGTGGCCCATCTATAGGAGCTCGCATTGGCAGCTTGTTCTCGGCTGACTGTCTTGCTGGACTGCCTCGCGTCATCCCACTCGTGGCTGCTGTTGGTCATGTCCAACATTTCGGAAGCATCATCATCCTCGAATTTATACACTCATTGAACCACTTCACTGTTCCCTCTCATGTCATCCtactggcagcagacactaatcagGCACTGTTCTGACTGGCCGCTGATGCTCGACGTTCTGCAGGCACCATCGTCCTCGAGGTCACACTGGTCTCTCACTGAGCTTGCACTGTGCCACTTGCTACAGCTCTGGTAGTCCTTCCTCTTGCTTCTGGTCTTGTCGCTGCACGAACCATAGCAGAGACCAGTCACTTACGTCTCACATCCTGTGTACTTTCGTTGTTTTAAAGGAGAAATCTCTATGTAACACAGACCGCAAGACCGCAATCCGTTGGTCTCTGCATGGCGATGCTCCTACACGCCACCCTCTCAAGCCTTGTATAGATTCTGAACAATCCTGTTGCCTGTTCTATTCGTTGG from Schistocerca gregaria isolate iqSchGreg1 chromosome 6, iqSchGreg1.2, whole genome shotgun sequence carries:
- the LOC126278883 gene encoding uncharacterized protein LOC126278883 — encoded protein: MDGRGPVADWSGIKGSWISRGGSCSHSRSAWASIRGIWASDEVDQACSVGERQLAGNDMVDDDGPSSNRPTSNAAGCHGASNEGVSGSEADSSGASIGRSHVNRVSGNGVALMGSMSTDERLVGCQQGTDGLNWIVTGQWDAGRNLMDSTGSSGNGIAIVVGAGASSRDAGGSASGTRCERTAGARASGFRTGVLVYSPFRTGHRFTA